In Mucinivorans hirudinis, the DNA window GATTACCAAGGCAGAGTTATTGCAACCCTTTTTGAGCGCATTGCGCCAAGCTCGGACAAGGCAATACTTTACATTCACGGTTACATTGACTATTTTTTTCAGGAGCACCTTGCCGAACACTTCAACAAGGCGGGGTATAACTTTTATGCTCTGGAACTTCGCAAGTACGGGCGCTCGCTCCTACCACACCAAAGAGCCTTTTACTGCCGCTCGCTCACAGAATATTTTCCGGAGATAGACCTTGCATTGCAGACCATCAACGGCGAGGGATGCAAAGAAATATCTCTTATGGGACACTCCACCGGCGGGCTTACAACCTCCCTCTATATGAGCCAAGGCAGGGAACGCGGGCGAGTCAATAGCTTGATACTTAACAGCCCTTTCTTTGAGTTCAATACACATTGGTTCAATCGCAATATCTCGATTCCACTCTCTGCATTTATCTCACGACTCTTTCCATACGCCCACAAAGCGGGAGAACTTTCCGAACATCTGGCAGCGAGTATGCACCTATCTATGAAGGGGGAGTGGGAGTATGACTTGGCGATGAAGCCTGCCGCGGATGTGCCGCTCGACTTTGCGTGGCTCGGGGCGGTGCGCGCAGGGCAGAGGCAGCTCAAAAAGGGGTTGCATATCAACGTGCCTGTGCTGGTAATGTACTCATCGAAAAGCATTTGGAGCAAACAATGGGGCGATGACTTTCTGCGCGGCGATTCGGTGCTAAACGTTAGAGATATAGCTCACTACGCGCCGCGATTGGGGGCGGATGTCACGCAAGTCGAGATTGAGGATGGGATGCACGACCTCACACTCTCGCGCAAGGATGTGCGCGAGAAAGTTTTTGAGACTATGCTAAACTTCCTTCAATCAAACCATTAACCAGCTCGGGAACACCCTTGGCAGCTGTCTGGCGAATCACCACAATCGGATTGTTGCGCAGCGATAGTGGCGGAGCTTTCGGGTCTACCACATATACGGGCACCGCTTCGCGCAGGTAACATAGCAGCGAGGCAGCCGGATAGACCTGAAGCGAAGTGCCGATAACGACAAATATGTCAGCCTTTTGCACTATGTCGATAGCCTCCTCCAACATCGGCACCTGCTCGCCAAAGAAGACAATAAAGGGACGTAGAAGTGAGCCGTCGGCGTGCCGTTCATCCAATCGCTGCTCCCAACCTTCGATTTTCACGGTTTTAGAGGTGTCGCGCGAGCTGCACAGCTTGCCTATTTCGCCGTGAAGGTGGATGACATTATGGCTGCCGGCTCTCTCGTGCAAATCGTCCACATTCTGGGTTACGATTGTTGTATGAAAATGGTTTTCAAGTCTTTTCAAAGCCAGATGAGCATCATTGGGCTTTTTGGAGAGCACCTCGCGGCGACGCATATTGTAGAAGTCGATAACACCGCCACGGTTGCGTGCGAGCGCCTGGGGCGTGCAGACATCCTCGATGCTGTAGTTTGCCCACAACCCATCGCTATCGCGAAAAGTGGCAATGCCACTCTCGGCGCTAACTCCTGCGCCTGTAAATATTACAATGTTTTTCATAGGGCTCGCTTTTTGAAAGAGTTGTCAAAATTATCCAAATTGTTTAATGCCGAGTTAATGTTTTGGGATTCTCAGAAGCCCCCATCATAATCTCATCAAGCCCAACCTTCATAAAGGTCATCTGCGCCTGACTGCCCTCGAAAAGTATGCCGATTGTCTCTTGGTCCACGCTCGTGATTGAGGAGTAGCCAAAGCTGTCGAACTCATCCAAAACCACCCGCTCGTGCCACGTGTTACCATCGTCAAAGCTCGCCTTGAGGGTCATATTGTTTCGGCGGTCGCGACTATTGGGATTTACGAACAACAGCACAGTGCCACCCCTGTATTTGTGCTTATGAAGGCTTGCCATACAGGTGGGTTCAATTAAGGCGTTGCGTGAGGTATGGTGCTCAGTCCAGGTTTTGCCCAAATCTTTTGAAACGGCTATCGCCCTGCCATTGCCCTCGCCCCTGCCGTTGTTGCCATTGAGGCGCATATTGAGCATCAGTGAGCCGTGAGAGAGTTCTACCACATTGCACTCGGTGGTGTTGTAATACGCCGGTTTGCTCGTAGTCCAACTCTTGCCGCCATCCTTACTCCACGTAATATTCGAGAAGGGGTAACCCACCGAATCACGCCCCTGAGTGGGCATAACCAAGGTGCCGTCTTCCATTGTAATACCACTTCCCGGCGCCGGCGCCCATAGCCACCAACTCTCCTGCTTACACATACGAGTGAGATTCACGGGTTCACTCCAACTCTTTCCATCATCCCCACTGGTGGTAATCAGAAATTGACTTGTCTGCTTCACATCAAAGCCGGCTTGCGACCCCCTATTACTCCACTGGTGATTCCACTCCTTCGAGTTTTCGTTGAGTCCCTCGACCCAAACACCCTCGGCATTTATCACCCCATACATCCACAATCCGGAAACGATAATCGTGCCGTTCTTCTTATCCACCATAACATTGGCATCGCTCACT includes these proteins:
- a CDS encoding Lysophospholipase — encoded protein: MQQTFILPDDYQGRVIATLFERIAPSSDKAILYIHGYIDYFFQEHLAEHFNKAGYNFYALELRKYGRSLLPHQRAFYCRSLTEYFPEIDLALQTINGEGCKEISLMGHSTGGLTTSLYMSQGRERGRVNSLILNSPFFEFNTHWFNRNISIPLSAFISRLFPYAHKAGELSEHLAASMHLSMKGEWEYDLAMKPAADVPLDFAWLGAVRAGQRQLKKGLHINVPVLVMYSSKSIWSKQWGDDFLRGDSVLNVRDIAHYAPRLGADVTQVEIEDGMHDLTLSRKDVREKVFETMLNFLQSNH
- a CDS encoding Sialidase — encoded protein: MKRITFTVLCIVLGICAIYGAPKTTTNIYRIPVLTLKKTNPTLEVEFITDKPTQVKEIVLELGGASDLRDVKSVWVGYSDGAKKFTPENSFSMAQNPHKRMVFRGDLEVKDTLYFTVFVQLNDEVDLLGKLTVECVGIKTNRGYQRVEGRGEYRLGVALRQRGDDGVDTYRIPGIATTNNGTLIAVWDNRIENSRDLQGNIDIGMRRSTDAGNTWDKQVSVLDMGEWGGLPPRFNGVSDANVMVDKKNGTIIVSGLWMYGVINAEGVWVEGLNENSKEWNHQWSNRGSQAGFDVKQTSQFLITTSGDDGKSWSEPVNLTRMCKQESWWLWAPAPGSGITMEDGTLVMPTQGRDSVGYPFSNITWSKDGGKSWTTSKPAYYNTTECNVVELSHGSLMLNMRLNGNNGRGEGNGRAIAVSKDLGKTWTEHHTSRNALIEPTCMASLHKHKYRGGTVLLFVNPNSRDRRNNMTLKASFDDGNTWHERVVLDEFDSFGYSSITSVDQETIGILFEGSQAQMTFMKVGLDEIMMGASENPKTLTRH
- a CDS encoding NAD-dependent protein deacetylase of SIR2 family, which gives rise to MKNIVIFTGAGVSAESGIATFRDSDGLWANYSIEDVCTPQALARNRGGVIDFYNMRRREVLSKKPNDAHLALKRLENHFHTTIVTQNVDDLHERAGSHNVIHLHGEIGKLCSSRDTSKTVKIEGWEQRLDERHADGSLLRPFIVFFGEQVPMLEEAIDIVQKADIFVVIGTSLQVYPAASLLCYLREAVPVYVVDPKAPPLSLRNNPIVVIRQTAAKGVPELVNGLIEGSLA